The nucleotide sequence TGCTGCGAATCTTTATATATCCGAAAAAACGGTAAAGAACCATGTAAGTAAAATATTGAAAAAGTTAGAAGTTACAGATCGTACAAATGCGGTACTAACTGCGATTCGAAATAAATGGTTTGTTGTTTAAAAATGGGAAGGCACGTCATGAACATATAATAATGGGCTAGTATTATGAAGGATCATTTTAACCTTTATGGCCAGAATTGATAGAAGTAATTGTTTAAAAGAACGTGGTATTCATTTTGGATAGCGCGTTTTTTGCTTGTTTGACTGTAATTATTGCCACGGGCAGGTAAATATTTTGAAGGAAAACGATGGATAGAAGCGAATATACTTTAGTAAGAAAACGAGGAAAGGAGAAAATTTATGAAATACGAGATTATGGTGAAGCCGGGTTATCGAGCATTGGGATTAAAATGGGATGGAGCTTATTCAGAAATCCCATCTTTAAAAGAAACGATTAGCAAGGTGTTTTCTAGGAGGAAGGAACTTGAACATGCTGTTGAACCAGATGTTCAATTAGGCTTATCCTATCACCTGCGACCGGATGGATTCGTTCACTATTCTGTTTATGAAGTGTCGGAAGAGCAGTCTATCCCAGAAGGTATGGTAGAGATAAGGGTTCCTGAGATGACCTATCTTATCACTCATCATGAGAAAGGGCAGGATATTGGTCAGACGTATATGGGAATTGCAGAGTGGTTGAAGGAAAGTGACTATAAACCTTTTCAAGAATCGGACAAGGAGTATTTCGATAGCCTACCAATTAAACACGAACGCTATCCAGATGATCGGGATTTGACTGATCCCCATTTTGATATCCTGATCCCAGTTGTGGAGAGAACAGAGGCGTAACTTAGAAGAGACAATCGGTATAAGAACCGGTTGTCTCTTTTTCTGGTTAGGTCATTTTGCCTATTTACAGCATCCAATCAAACGTTAGTAAAGAAAAAGTGTCAAATTCTAAGTAGTAGTGTAAAACTTCAGTGGGAATGCAAGAGAAATCAGTCTTCAAAACAATGTATAAATCGACCAAAAATGACAAATTATATACTAATTCCCCAAAAAAGGTAGACAGTTTCCACTAATTTCCGATAAAATAGGACATGCAATATAAGACTATGTACTCATATTGTCAGTATATATATAAGAAAATAGTTTGACAAGGGCAAAATCGTCGAAAGGCGGTGACGCAAAGCTCCGGGTCTAAAACCAACCAATTTTGGTTATGACGGCCGAGTTGCCATTTTAGGAACTTAGGGTGAGGCTTTGCGTATTTTCCGCGAAGTCTTTTTTGTTAGTCCATTAGGTGATTTGGATAACAGGACAAGCTTAGCGAAATCAGCTTTCTAATTTGTCTTTGTACATATTGCAGACATTTTCATGGAAATGGGGGAGGAAATGAAAAGGTTAGGGAAGAAATTATTTCATGTATTTTTAATTTTAATGGTTTTGGTTAGCTCCATTTGGACGCCAATTGGTAACCCAATTCTGGCTGCAGCTCCACAAGGGAATATGGTGGATCCGCAATCCCTGTTGGATTTATTACCTCAGGAACAGATGGCAACACCAGAGGTGCCTAATCCGGTACAAGATATCACACCATCATTACCACAACCACTGGAGCAACAACCGTTGCCCCAAGCGCCAATTAGCAATTCTGGTCCTACACAACCAACATCTAAAGGATTAGATAGACCCGATTATGTAAATGTGGCAACAGGTAAATTGTCGCTAGAGAATACAGATTTAAACATTCCGGGAATTGGGTTTGGTTTTGAATTAAAAAGGAGCTATTCAAGTGATAACGATGAAATAGGCGCCTTTGGGCTTGGATGGACTTATAATTTTAATTCTCAGTTAAGAATTTTTGAAGATTATAATATGACGGAATATAGAAGTGATGGAAACGTATTAAACTATGAATTCGTCAAAAATGATCCAGATGCCTACGTAACTAGTTATGATGACGATACATTAGTAAACTACGAGTTGCATAAGGGAAGCTTTAAAACAGCTAAGAATGGGGATAGTTTAGAACGTGTTAGTCAGGAAGAATATCAAGTAAAAGGACTCCACGGTACAACGATTACATACAAAGGATATTTTGCGCCGTGGCGTGAACAGCAGGATGCACGTGCTGGTAAGATGGTGAAACGTACCGATCGGTATGGGAACACGATGAATTACACGTACGATGCAGAAGGTAAACTTGATAAAGTCATTGATACGAATGGGAAGACGATAGACTTCACTTGGGAAGGAAAAGTCATCGACAAGGTAACAGATCCAACGGGGAAGAGTATCCAGTATGGATATGATAGTCAAAGTCGATTAACGTCTATTACATTCCGCGATGGGCGTACAATCCAATATCAATATAGCGGGAACAAGATGACTGCCATTATAAATAATAATGATGAAAAAACCGTCTACGGTTATATCGGAAATCAGGTGAATAAAGTTCTGAATCCGGATGGTACAACCGCATTCACGTTATCTTATAAAAAGGATGGCTCAGGCAATGTCACGAAGTCAACCTTGACGAATGCTTCCGATGACTCATGGGAGTTTATTGTTAACGATGAAAAAATAGCGAAGGAGACAAGTCCTGCGGGGGAAGTGACGACCTTTTCCTATAATAGTGATGACCTGTTAGTGGAACAACACACGCCAACCGGTACGATGTCTTTCTCATATGATGCAGAAGAAAAGAAAACGTCACAGACCTTATTAGATGGTACGAAAACGACCTATTCATACCACAGTAAATGGGATATTCCGACTGAAATAACCGATAATCGAGGTCAAGTATCGACCTTTACGATTAACAATGAGAACGGTAATGTTCTCAGTAAAACGGTAAATGGGGTCGTTTCCGAATACGGGTATGATAGTAAGGGACGACTTACAACTGTAAAAGATGAAAACGGAAAAACCATGACTTTCCAATATGAAAATGGAAAGCTATCAAAAGTTATAAATGGAGAAGGAGAGATTACGGGTTACCAATATGATAATCTAGGTCAGCTCCGCATTCAGACGCTTCCTTCCGGTAAAACGTTGACATTTACTTATGATGGAGAAGGGAGATTGTTAACCAAGAAAGATGGGACATCTCTTTATCAGTACATCTATGATGAAGCTGGCCGATTGGAAACGGTTATTGATCCATTGGCACATAAACAAAAGTACTCCTATGATGATAATGGAAGGATAGACATTTACACCGATACATTAGGTAGACTTTTCAGCTATAGTTATTATCCGGACGGCAGGATCAAAACGATAAAAGATCCTAAGGAAACGAAAACCTTTACCTATGATGCAATTGGGAGAATCAAAACAGAAAAATCAAAGGTTGGGACAACGACATATACGTATAATAAATACGGAGTGGAGACGGTAGAGAATCCATATGGGACGTTCACGTATGCATACGATAACCAAGGGAGAATTTTCACGATTACCGATCACCTTGATAGAGTTACCACGTACCTTTATGACGGAGATGATCGTCTTACTTCCGTTGAGGATCCAATTGGACGCATGTATAAATACAGCTATTATCCAGATGGAAAACTTAAATCTGAAACAACAGCTACCGGACAAACATCTACTTTATCTTATAACAATCTTGGGTTGCTAGAGACAAAAACCTATGAAGATGGAACGAAAGAAAAGTTTGTGTATGATGATGCGAAGCGGATTATGCAAAAGACAGATCGTGATGGAGCTAAAACAACGTATCACTATGAGGATGGGTTGCTGGCTAGTATGACCAATGCTCTTCATCAAACGACGAGGTTTACGTATGATCAGAATGACAATCTACACAAGCAAACAAGTCCAGATGGTTATACGACCACTTATACGTACAATGGGAATGGGTGGTTAACCTCTATTACCAATCCGGAGGAAGAAAAAACAACCTATGAATACGATAAGGCTGGGCGAGTTACGTATATAACCGATCCGGAAAATGGGAAAAGAGCTTATACCTATGATTCGTTAAATAGACCGTTGACCTATACGGATCCAATGGGTGATGTGTATGAATGGGTATATAAGGAAGATAAAAATCAACAAGTATTTATTCATCCAGATGAGTCACAGCAAGTCTATCAATATAATAATCTTCAACAACTAACGGCTTGGACGAATCCACTAGGGGAAACAACCAAGTATGAATATGATGAAGTGGGCAGACAAACAAAAATAATAGAACCACTTAATCGAGTGACAACCTTTGAATACAACGCAATGGATCAAGTGACAAAGCAAATTCGTCCCGACGGGAAGTCACTCGTGTTCAAGTATGACAGCTTTGGTCGGTTAGAAAAGGAAACAAATCCATTAGGACAAGTAACCGAATATGCGTATGAGGACAAAACGGGATGGCTAGAATCTCAGACTACAATGAATGGGACGTACGAGTTTGAGTATGATGCAGAAGGTCGTCAAACAGCTATTACCGATCCGTTAGGTCATACAACGAAAATTTCGTATGATGGCTTGGGGAGGGTCAAAAAAGAAACAAATCCATTAAATGATAGTACAGAATATCAATATAACCCTAGGGGACTAGTTACGAAAGTGGTGCTACCAAACGACGGAGTTATTAAACAAACGTACGATGGTGCGGGCCGATTACTTACTACTACAGATCCTCGATTAGGGGTGACCAATTACACGTATGAT is from Radiobacillus kanasensis and encodes:
- a CDS encoding GyrI-like domain-containing protein; this translates as MKYEIMVKPGYRALGLKWDGAYSEIPSLKETISKVFSRRKELEHAVEPDVQLGLSYHLRPDGFVHYSVYEVSEEQSIPEGMVEIRVPEMTYLITHHEKGQDIGQTYMGIAEWLKESDYKPFQESDKEYFDSLPIKHERYPDDRDLTDPHFDILIPVVERTEA